Proteins from a genomic interval of Massilia sp. KIM:
- a CDS encoding Lrp/AsnC family transcriptional regulator, with product MKNTSLDPASMKILAELQKNARISANELAEKIGMSASPCWRRQKELEDNGYIIRYTALVDRKKLGLAVCCLAHITLARHEEGAVKNFEEAMRLRPEVVECYETTGNADYLVKIVVADMEAYHNFLHNVLVKLNGVSQVNTSVALREVKYETALPL from the coding sequence ATGAAAAACACGTCGCTCGACCCGGCATCAATGAAGATTCTGGCGGAACTGCAGAAGAACGCCCGGATTTCGGCCAATGAACTGGCGGAGAAAATCGGCATGTCGGCCAGCCCCTGCTGGCGCCGGCAAAAGGAGCTGGAGGACAACGGCTACATCATCCGCTACACCGCGCTGGTGGACCGCAAGAAGCTGGGCCTGGCGGTGTGCTGCCTGGCCCACATCACCCTGGCGCGGCACGAGGAAGGGGCGGTGAAGAACTTCGAGGAGGCGATGCGGCTGCGGCCCGAGGTGGTGGAGTGCTACGAGACGACCGGCAATGCCGACTACCTGGTCAAGATCGTGGTGGCGGACATGGAGGCGTACCACAACTTCCTGCACAACGTGCTGGTGAAGCTGAACGGCGTCTCCCAGGTGAACACCAGCGTGGCGCTGCGCGAGGTGAAGTACGAGACGGCGCTGCCGCTCTAG
- a CDS encoding RNA pyrophosphohydrolase, translating into MLDREGFRPNVGIILLNANNEVWWGKRVREHSWQFPQGGIKYGETPEQAMYRELEEEIGLRQEHVKIIGRTRDWLRYEVPDHFIKREIRGHYRGQKQIWFLLRMIARDNDVNLRLTDHPEFDAWRWHDYWVPLDVVIEFKRDVYQRALQELSRFITWPKNGHGERRHTARYLRQPRSQQGGKPAQQAAAAPLATATAVPGAPDTLVLAPNK; encoded by the coding sequence ATGCTCGATCGTGAAGGGTTCCGCCCCAACGTCGGCATCATCCTGCTGAACGCCAACAACGAGGTGTGGTGGGGCAAGCGGGTGCGCGAGCACTCGTGGCAATTCCCGCAAGGGGGTATCAAGTACGGCGAAACGCCGGAACAGGCGATGTACCGCGAGCTGGAGGAGGAAATCGGCCTGCGCCAGGAACACGTGAAGATCATCGGTCGCACGCGGGACTGGCTGCGCTACGAAGTGCCCGATCACTTCATCAAGCGCGAAATTCGCGGGCATTACCGCGGCCAGAAGCAGATCTGGTTCCTGTTGCGCATGATTGCGCGCGACAACGACGTGAACCTGCGCCTGACCGACCATCCGGAGTTCGACGCCTGGCGTTGGCATGACTACTGGGTGCCGCTGGACGTGGTGATCGAATTCAAGCGCGATGTCTACCAGCGCGCGCTGCAGGAATTGTCGCGTTTCATCACCTGGCCGAAGAATGGCCACGGCGAGCGCCGCCACACGGCGCGCTACCTGCGCCAGCCGCGCTCCCAGCAGGGCGGCAAGCCGGCGCAGCAGGCCGCCGCGGCGCCGCTGGCGACGGCAACGGCAGTGCCGGGGGCGCCGGACACCCTGGTGCTGGCGCCGAACAAGTAG
- a CDS encoding proline--tRNA ligase — protein MRASRFFISTLKEAPSDAEIVSHQLMMRAGMIKRLGSGIYTYMPMGLRIIRKVENIIREEMNRAGAIELLMPVVQPAELWQETGRWDKMGPELMRVKDRHGREFAIQPTSEEVVTDVVRSELKSYRQLPINFYHIQTKFRDERRPRFGLMRGREFTMKDAYSFDRDVEGMRVSYQTMFDAYTRIFNRFGLKFRAVAADNGAIGGTGSHEFHVIASTGEDALVYCPTSDYAANIEAAEALAIGSRGAATQALAKTSTPGKTKCEAVSELLGIPLTQHVKSIALTVEKEGKKEYWLLLLRADHELNEIKVSKVEGLKDFRFSTEAEIEEAYGTVPGYLGPINTKLPVKVVADRTVANMADFVCGANEADFHYTGANWGRDVAEPIVADLRNVVEGDASPDGKGVLAIERGIEVGHVFQLGTAYSEAMGATYLDEGGKPVALQMGCYGIGVTRILGAAIEQNFDDKGIVWPDAIAPFELVLCPMGLDRSEMVKEQTEKLYAELQAAGVDVVVDDRGLRPGAMFADWELIGVPHRIVIGERGLKEGNLEYQGRRDAEATSVPVAEMVGFVKDKLAK, from the coding sequence ATGCGCGCCTCACGATTTTTTATTTCAACTCTTAAAGAAGCGCCTTCCGACGCGGAGATCGTCAGCCACCAGCTGATGATGCGCGCCGGGATGATCAAGCGCCTGGGCTCGGGCATCTACACCTATATGCCCATGGGCCTGCGTATCATCCGCAAGGTCGAGAACATCATTCGCGAGGAAATGAACCGCGCGGGCGCCATCGAGCTCCTGATGCCAGTCGTGCAACCGGCCGAGTTGTGGCAGGAAACGGGCCGCTGGGACAAGATGGGCCCGGAATTGATGCGTGTCAAAGACCGTCATGGCCGTGAGTTCGCCATCCAGCCGACTTCCGAGGAAGTGGTCACCGACGTGGTGCGCAGCGAGCTGAAATCCTACCGCCAGCTGCCGATCAACTTCTACCACATCCAGACCAAGTTCCGCGACGAGCGCCGTCCACGCTTCGGCCTGATGCGCGGCCGCGAGTTCACCATGAAGGACGCCTATTCCTTCGACCGCGACGTCGAAGGCATGCGCGTGTCCTACCAGACGATGTTCGATGCGTACACGCGCATCTTCAACCGCTTCGGCCTGAAGTTCCGCGCGGTGGCGGCCGACAACGGCGCCATCGGCGGCACCGGCTCGCACGAATTCCACGTCATCGCCAGCACCGGCGAGGACGCGCTGGTGTACTGCCCGACCTCGGATTACGCGGCCAACATCGAAGCGGCGGAAGCGCTGGCCATCGGCAGCCGCGGCGCCGCCACCCAGGCCCTGGCCAAGACCTCGACCCCGGGCAAGACCAAGTGCGAAGCGGTGTCCGAGCTGCTCGGCATCCCGCTGACCCAGCACGTCAAGAGCATCGCCCTGACCGTCGAAAAAGAGGGCAAGAAGGAATACTGGCTGCTGCTGCTGCGCGCCGACCATGAACTCAACGAGATCAAGGTCTCGAAAGTGGAAGGCCTGAAGGACTTCCGCTTCTCGACCGAAGCCGAGATCGAGGAAGCCTACGGCACCGTGCCGGGCTACCTGGGTCCGATCAACACCAAACTGCCGGTCAAGGTGGTGGCCGACCGCACCGTCGCCAACATGGCCGATTTCGTGTGCGGCGCCAACGAGGCCGACTTCCACTACACCGGCGCCAACTGGGGCCGCGACGTGGCCGAGCCGATCGTGGCCGACCTGCGCAACGTGGTCGAGGGCGACGCCTCGCCGGACGGCAAGGGCGTGCTGGCGATCGAGCGCGGCATCGAAGTGGGCCACGTGTTCCAGCTCGGCACCGCCTACTCGGAAGCGATGGGCGCGACCTACCTGGACGAAGGCGGCAAGCCGGTGGCGCTGCAGATGGGCTGCTACGGCATCGGCGTGACCCGCATCCTGGGCGCGGCGATCGAGCAAAACTTCGACGACAAGGGCATCGTCTGGCCGGACGCCATCGCGCCCTTCGAGCTGGTGCTGTGCCCGATGGGCCTGGACCGCAGCGAGATGGTCAAGGAGCAGACCGAGAAGCTGTACGCGGAACTGCAGGCGGCCGGCGTGGACGTGGTCGTGGACGACCGCGGCCTGCGTCCGGGCGCGATGTTCGCCGACTGGGAACTGATCGGCGTCCCGCACCGCATCGTGATCGGCGAGCGTGGCCTTAAGGAAGGCAACCTGGAATACCAGGGCCGCCGCGATGCCGAGGCGACCAGCGTTCCGGTCGCCGAGATGGTCGGCTTCGTCAAGGACAAGCTGGCCAAGTGA
- a CDS encoding alkaline phosphatase, producing MRPTPFAAATLLAALAGCAATPPAAPERQTAGATASQALEPRAKNIIFFLGDGMGMNTLTAARIYAVGEDGELAIDKLPESAFVKTFSNDAQVTDSAASMAAYMTGVKQNNGVVSMSSDTRSVSPGPDANGNNLVSRCANGQPVPTLLELARRRGMALGVVTNTSVTDATPATTYSHFCHRKLENDIAASLVPNGAGYNKELGARGLDVVFGGGAQFFTPFAKGGKRADNRDLLAELEAQGFTVARDTAQFEALKPGRPAIGLFAPNHMAYDAVRNPAQQPELAAMARKAIDMLAPNPNGFVLIVEGGLIDHALHATLGKRALQETVAYNAALQAAIDRMQAIDPGLKHTLIVATADHDHTLLLNGYTARTGKTTPGNPGVLGLVRGLDGKPKLDKDGMPYTIIGFGTGENRYAGNRSKQRMLTDEIVSADDYHQEAAVRTRPGAETHGGADVYLGAIGAGSELFRGTIDNTRVFSLIKTAAGL from the coding sequence ATGCGACCGACCCCCTTCGCCGCCGCCACGCTGCTGGCGGCTCTCGCCGGCTGCGCGGCCACCCCGCCCGCCGCGCCCGAACGCCAGACTGCTGGCGCCACCGCCAGCCAGGCCCTCGAACCCCGCGCCAAGAACATCATCTTCTTCCTCGGTGACGGCATGGGCATGAACACGCTCACCGCCGCGCGCATCTACGCGGTCGGCGAAGACGGCGAACTGGCCATCGACAAGCTCCCCGAATCGGCCTTCGTCAAGACCTTCTCCAACGACGCCCAGGTCACCGACAGCGCGGCCTCGATGGCCGCCTACATGACCGGCGTGAAGCAGAACAACGGCGTGGTCTCGATGTCCTCCGACACGCGCTCGGTCTCCCCCGGCCCCGACGCCAATGGCAACAACCTGGTCAGCCGCTGCGCCAACGGCCAGCCGGTGCCGACCCTGCTGGAGCTGGCCCGGCGCCGCGGCATGGCGCTCGGCGTGGTCACCAACACCAGCGTCACCGACGCCACCCCGGCCACCACCTATTCCCACTTCTGCCACCGCAAGCTGGAGAACGACATCGCCGCTTCGCTGGTGCCGAACGGCGCCGGCTACAACAAGGAGCTGGGCGCGCGCGGCCTGGACGTGGTGTTCGGCGGCGGCGCCCAGTTCTTCACCCCATTTGCCAAGGGCGGCAAGCGCGCCGACAACCGCGACCTGCTTGCGGAGCTGGAGGCACAGGGCTTCACGGTGGCGCGCGACACCGCGCAGTTCGAGGCCTTGAAGCCGGGCCGGCCGGCCATCGGCCTGTTCGCACCGAACCACATGGCCTACGACGCCGTGCGCAACCCGGCCCAGCAGCCGGAGCTGGCCGCGATGGCGCGCAAGGCCATCGACATGCTGGCCCCCAACCCGAACGGCTTCGTGCTGATCGTCGAGGGCGGCTTGATCGACCACGCGCTGCATGCCACCCTGGGCAAGCGCGCGCTGCAGGAGACCGTGGCCTACAACGCCGCGCTGCAGGCCGCCATCGACCGCATGCAGGCGATCGACCCGGGCCTGAAGCACACCCTGATCGTCGCCACCGCCGACCATGACCACACGCTGCTCCTGAACGGCTACACCGCGCGCACCGGCAAGACCACCCCGGGCAACCCGGGCGTGCTGGGCCTGGTGCGAGGACTGGACGGCAAGCCCAAGCTGGACAAGGACGGCATGCCCTACACCATCATCGGCTTCGGCACCGGAGAGAATCGCTACGCCGGCAACCGCTCCAAACAGCGTATGCTCACCGACGAGATCGTGAGCGCCGACGACTACCACCAGGAAGCCGCGGTGCGCACCCGGCCCGGCGCCGAGACCCATGGCGGGGCCGACGTCTACCTGGGCGCCATCGGCGCCGGGTCCGAGCTGTTCCGCGGGACCATCGACAACACCCGCGTGTTCAGCCTGATCAAGACCGCCGCCGGCCTGTAA
- a CDS encoding cytochrome c, with translation MKNTLAVLVLAACASAAAAQDVVGDPKSARSKIEMCIGCHGIPGGYKTAFPEVYQVPKIGGQSAKYIESALKAYRKGDRKHPSMTGIAKSMSDQDIADVAAYYAQQTPATVKR, from the coding sequence ATGAAAAACACTTTAGCAGTATTGGTACTGGCCGCGTGCGCCAGCGCCGCGGCAGCACAGGACGTCGTAGGAGACCCGAAGTCCGCACGCAGCAAGATCGAAATGTGCATCGGCTGCCATGGCATCCCCGGCGGCTACAAGACCGCCTTCCCCGAGGTCTACCAGGTTCCGAAGATCGGCGGCCAGTCCGCCAAGTACATCGAATCCGCCCTCAAGGCCTACCGCAAGGGCGACCGCAAGCATCCCTCGATGACCGGCATCGCCAAGTCCATGAGCGACCAGGACATCGCCGACGTGGCGGCCTACTACGCCCAGCAGACCCCAGCCACCGTCAAGCGATGA
- a CDS encoding indolepyruvate ferredoxin oxidoreductase family protein encodes MTLPGKLADTLADPDYALDDNLTRTQGRVFLTGTQALVRLLCMQKLCDEAAGLDTAGFVSGYRGSPLGAVDQELWRASTLLARHKIDFLPAINEELGATAVLGSQQVEADPTRKVEGVFGMWYGKGPGVDRAGDALRHGNAYGSSPHGGVLVILGDDHGCVSSSMPHQSEQALMAWGMPVLNPANIQEYLEFGLYGWALSRYSGAWTGFKAISETVEGGAVVELPPMPRYATPTDYTPPEGGLHNRWPDFPSLALEERVHAKLEAVQAFARANSIDRLVVPAPGARIGIIAVGKAYLDLLEALQRLGLGLERLAQLGIRLYKPGLSFPLERTRLDAFAEGLDEILVVEEKGAVVEQQVKNLFYNLPHERRPVVIGKTDREGRPMLSALGELRPSRIAPSLVQWLAPRFPALELHARLPDFCAAELLSNGADGVKRTPYFCSGCPHNTSTRVPEGSRALAGIGCHFMATWMKRDTNYLAQMGGEGVNWVASSRFVGEKHVFQNLGDGTFYHSGSLAIRQAIAARANITYKILYNDAVAMTGGQPVDGKLSVPQIVQQVVSEGARKTVVVTDQPENYRGVALPAGVSVHHRSELDVVQRELREIPGVTVLVYDQTCAAEKRRRRRKNKPEKVVFPDPARRMVINPAVCEGCGDCGVQSNCLSILPLETELGRKRQIEQASCNKDYSCVEGFCPSFVSVLGGALRKPAAVSLSLAELEGALSRYPSPRPHALAEPFEILVAGVGGTGVVTVGALITMAAHLEGKGASTLDFMGFAQKGGAVLSHVRVAASPAHLNQVRIDVQQADAVFACDLVVAAMPDSLAVMRRGHTRVVANEREIPTADFTRERDASINKEGLLEKIAAAAGKDQLLMLDPQGIAARFLGDPIGGNILLMGYAWQLGLVPVGLTALHRAIELNGVAVDMNKRAFTLGRLAAADREALERLNGPRPAVVQFAMPKTLPEIVAFRKDWLRAYQDAGYARLYEDAVAALEHAEVALEGEGSKRSLSKAVARNLFKLMAYKDEYEVARLHADPAFREQIAGQFDGDYKLAFHLAPPLLARRKPGSEAPAKIAFGGWMLSAFGVLARLKGLRGTAFDVFGYTAERRRERALRDRYLDFVRSLPQRLTAANKPVALKLAQLPDGVRGYGHIKLKAMDAFDAAWEEGMAEFEAPKKTIEIKRQA; translated from the coding sequence ATGACCCTGCCGGGCAAGCTGGCCGATACCCTGGCCGACCCGGACTATGCGCTGGACGACAACCTCACCCGCACCCAGGGCCGGGTCTTCCTGACTGGGACCCAGGCCCTGGTCCGCCTGCTGTGCATGCAGAAGCTGTGCGACGAGGCGGCCGGGCTGGATACGGCCGGCTTCGTCAGCGGCTACCGCGGCTCGCCGCTGGGCGCGGTGGACCAGGAACTGTGGCGCGCGTCCACGCTGCTGGCCCGGCACAAGATCGACTTCCTCCCCGCGATCAACGAGGAACTGGGCGCCACCGCCGTCCTCGGCTCCCAGCAGGTCGAGGCCGACCCCACGCGCAAGGTCGAGGGCGTGTTCGGCATGTGGTACGGCAAAGGCCCGGGCGTGGACCGCGCCGGCGACGCGCTCAGGCATGGCAACGCCTACGGTTCCTCGCCCCACGGCGGCGTGCTGGTGATCCTGGGCGACGACCACGGCTGCGTGTCGTCCTCCATGCCGCACCAGAGCGAACAGGCCCTGATGGCCTGGGGCATGCCGGTGCTGAACCCGGCCAACATCCAGGAATACCTCGAGTTCGGGCTGTACGGCTGGGCGCTGTCGCGCTATTCCGGCGCCTGGACCGGCTTCAAGGCGATCTCGGAAACAGTCGAGGGCGGCGCGGTGGTCGAGCTGCCGCCCATGCCGCGCTACGCCACGCCCACCGACTACACGCCGCCGGAAGGCGGCCTGCACAACCGCTGGCCCGACTTCCCCAGCCTGGCGCTGGAAGAGCGCGTGCACGCCAAGCTGGAAGCGGTGCAGGCCTTCGCCCGCGCCAATTCGATCGACCGCCTGGTGGTGCCGGCGCCCGGCGCGCGCATCGGCATCATCGCCGTCGGCAAGGCCTACCTCGACCTGCTGGAAGCGCTGCAGCGCCTCGGCCTGGGCCTGGAGCGCCTGGCGCAGCTGGGCATCCGCCTGTACAAGCCGGGCCTGAGCTTCCCGCTCGAGCGCACCCGCCTGGACGCCTTCGCCGAGGGCCTGGACGAGATCCTGGTGGTGGAAGAGAAGGGCGCCGTGGTCGAGCAGCAGGTCAAGAACCTGTTCTACAACCTGCCGCACGAGCGCCGCCCGGTCGTGATCGGCAAGACCGACCGCGAGGGCCGCCCGATGCTGTCGGCGCTGGGCGAGCTGCGCCCCTCGCGCATCGCGCCCAGCCTGGTGCAGTGGCTGGCGCCGCGCTTCCCGGCCCTCGAGCTGCATGCCAGGCTGCCGGACTTCTGCGCGGCCGAGCTGCTGTCCAACGGCGCGGACGGTGTCAAGCGCACCCCGTATTTCTGCTCCGGCTGCCCGCACAACACCTCGACCCGCGTGCCCGAGGGCAGCCGCGCCCTGGCCGGCATCGGCTGCCACTTCATGGCCACCTGGATGAAGCGCGACACCAACTACCTCGCGCAGATGGGCGGCGAAGGCGTCAACTGGGTGGCGTCCTCGCGCTTCGTGGGCGAGAAGCACGTGTTCCAGAACCTGGGCGACGGCACCTTCTACCATTCCGGCTCGCTGGCGATCCGCCAGGCGATCGCGGCGCGCGCCAACATCACCTACAAGATCCTGTACAACGACGCGGTGGCGATGACCGGCGGCCAGCCGGTGGACGGCAAGCTGTCGGTGCCGCAGATCGTGCAGCAGGTGGTGAGCGAGGGCGCGCGCAAGACGGTGGTGGTCACCGACCAGCCGGAGAACTACCGGGGCGTGGCGCTGCCGGCCGGCGTCAGCGTGCACCACCGCTCCGAACTCGATGTTGTGCAGCGCGAGCTGCGCGAGATCCCCGGCGTGACGGTGCTGGTGTACGACCAGACCTGCGCCGCCGAGAAGCGCCGCCGCCGTAGGAAGAACAAGCCGGAGAAGGTGGTCTTCCCCGATCCGGCGCGGCGCATGGTGATCAACCCGGCGGTGTGCGAAGGCTGCGGCGACTGCGGCGTGCAGTCCAACTGCCTGTCGATCCTGCCGCTCGAAACGGAGCTGGGCCGCAAGCGCCAGATCGAGCAGGCTTCCTGCAACAAGGACTATTCCTGCGTCGAAGGCTTCTGCCCGAGCTTCGTCTCGGTGCTGGGCGGCGCGCTGCGCAAGCCGGCGGCGGTCAGCCTGTCGCTGGCCGAGCTGGAAGGCGCGCTGTCGCGCTATCCCTCGCCACGGCCGCATGCGCTGGCCGAACCCTTCGAGATCCTTGTGGCGGGCGTGGGCGGCACCGGCGTGGTCACCGTCGGCGCCCTGATCACGATGGCGGCCCACCTCGAAGGCAAGGGCGCCTCGACCCTGGACTTCATGGGCTTCGCCCAGAAGGGCGGGGCGGTGCTGTCGCACGTGCGCGTGGCGGCCTCGCCCGCCCACCTGAACCAGGTGCGCATCGACGTGCAGCAGGCCGACGCGGTGTTCGCCTGCGACCTGGTGGTGGCGGCGATGCCGGACAGCCTGGCGGTGATGCGGCGCGGTCACACCCGCGTAGTGGCGAACGAACGCGAGATCCCGACCGCGGACTTCACCCGCGAGCGCGACGCCTCGATCAACAAGGAAGGCCTGCTGGAGAAAATCGCGGCGGCGGCCGGCAAGGACCAGCTCCTGATGCTCGACCCGCAAGGCATCGCGGCGCGCTTCCTGGGCGACCCGATCGGCGGCAACATCCTGCTGATGGGCTATGCCTGGCAGCTCGGCCTGGTGCCGGTGGGCTTGACGGCCTTGCATCGCGCGATCGAACTGAACGGCGTGGCGGTGGACATGAACAAGCGCGCCTTCACGCTGGGCCGCCTGGCGGCGGCCGACCGCGAGGCGCTCGAGCGCCTCAATGGTCCGCGTCCGGCCGTGGTGCAGTTCGCGATGCCGAAGACGCTGCCCGAGATCGTCGCCTTCCGCAAGGACTGGCTGAGGGCTTACCAGGACGCCGGCTATGCGCGCCTGTACGAGGACGCGGTGGCGGCGCTGGAGCACGCCGAAGTGGCGCTGGAAGGCGAGGGCAGCAAGCGCTCGCTGAGCAAGGCGGTGGCGCGCAACCTGTTCAAGCTGATGGCCTACAAGGACGAGTACGAGGTGGCGCGCCTGCACGCCGATCCCGCCTTCCGCGAGCAGATCGCGGGGCAGTTCGACGGTGACTACAAGCTGGCTTTCCATCTGGCGCCGCCCTTGTTGGCGCGCCGGAAGCCGGGGTCGGAGGCGCCGGCAAAAATCGCTTTCGGCGGCTGGATGCTGAGCGCCTTCGGCGTGCTGGCGCGGCTGAAGGGCCTGCGGGGCACAGCCTTCGACGTGTTCGGCTACACGGCCGAGCGCCGCCGCGAACGCGCGCTGCGCGACCGCTACCTGGACTTCGTGCGCAGCCTGCCGCAGCGCCTGACGGCGGCCAACAAGCCGGTGGCGCTGAAGCTGGCCCAGTTGCCGGACGGCGTGCGCGGCTATGGGCACATCAAGCTGAAGGCGATGGATGCCTTCGATGCGGCCTGGGAGGAAGGCATGGCGGAGTTCGAGGCGCCGAAGAAGACCATCGAGATCAAGCGCCAGGCCTGA
- a CDS encoding lytic transglycosylase domain-containing protein has product MPLQLAPLIGGMLLTAGLLLGGAAYAGNQKEEAMADSVRLALANAIADARPPKPILRTEQARQRYQQWFDEMSRRLAKRIPDEFSRTELLETVWYESTRAGLDPAMVLGLIQVESAYRKYAISIAGARGYMQVMPFWTKVIGDGDRRRLFHMQTNLRYGCSILRMYIDMEKGDLYLALGRYNGSRGKPQYPNAVFAAWKKWEFKPSA; this is encoded by the coding sequence ATGCCTCTCCAACTTGCCCCCCTGATCGGGGGCATGCTGCTGACCGCCGGGTTGCTGCTCGGCGGGGCGGCCTACGCCGGCAACCAGAAGGAAGAAGCGATGGCCGACTCGGTGCGGCTGGCGCTGGCCAACGCGATCGCCGACGCCCGCCCGCCCAAGCCGATCCTGCGCACCGAGCAGGCGCGCCAGCGCTACCAGCAATGGTTCGACGAGATGTCGCGCCGGCTGGCCAAGCGCATCCCGGATGAATTCTCGCGCACCGAACTCCTCGAGACCGTGTGGTACGAGTCGACCCGCGCCGGGCTCGATCCGGCCATGGTGCTGGGCTTGATCCAGGTGGAGTCGGCCTACCGCAAGTACGCGATCTCGATCGCCGGGGCGCGCGGCTACATGCAGGTGATGCCGTTCTGGACCAAGGTGATCGGGGATGGCGACAGGCGCAGGCTGTTCCACATGCAGACCAACCTGCGCTACGGGTGCTCGATCCTGCGCATGTACATCGACATGGAAAAGGGCGACCTCTACCTGGCGCTCGGCCGCTACAACGGCAGCCGGGGCAAGCCGCAATATCCGAACGCCGTGTTCGCGGCGTGGAAAAAGTGGGAATTCAAGCCGAGCGCTTGA
- a CDS encoding cytochrome c, giving the protein MKKLISLLALGLFSLNASAADVAKGEALAKKYNCAACHGADYNKPIDPTYPKLAGQHADYLTHALRAYKRGPGANGRVNPIMAGQVQPLSNQDMADIGAYLASLPTQLVTSK; this is encoded by the coding sequence ATGAAAAAACTGATTTCCCTGCTCGCCCTGGGCCTGTTCTCGCTGAACGCCTCGGCGGCCGACGTCGCCAAGGGCGAGGCCCTGGCCAAGAAATACAACTGCGCCGCCTGCCATGGCGCCGACTACAACAAGCCGATCGACCCGACCTATCCCAAGCTGGCCGGCCAGCACGCCGACTACCTGACCCATGCGCTGCGCGCCTACAAGCGCGGCCCGGGCGCCAACGGCCGCGTGAACCCGATCATGGCGGGCCAGGTGCAGCCGCTGTCGAACCAGGACATGGCCGACATCGGCGCCTACCTGGCCAGCCTGCCGACCCAGCTGGTGACGAGCAAGTGA
- a CDS encoding DUF1841 family protein, translated as MFTPSSHDVRRFFCEAYRKHRHGEILTPMDAIAADWIAQHPEYHGELEDIEEAIARDYSVEGGKPNPFLHLSMHLSIVEQVSIDQPRGIKAAHDALVARRGEHEAHHEIMECLGEMIWASQRNGVPPDTEAYIECVRRRAYA; from the coding sequence ATGTTTACACCGTCTTCGCACGACGTGCGCCGCTTTTTCTGCGAAGCCTACCGCAAGCACCGCCACGGCGAGATCCTGACCCCGATGGACGCCATCGCGGCCGACTGGATCGCCCAGCATCCCGAATACCACGGCGAGCTGGAAGACATCGAGGAAGCCATCGCGCGCGACTATTCGGTCGAAGGCGGCAAGCCGAATCCCTTCCTGCACCTGTCGATGCACCTGTCGATCGTCGAGCAAGTGTCGATCGACCAGCCGCGCGGCATCAAGGCGGCCCACGACGCGCTGGTGGCCAGGCGCGGCGAGCACGAGGCCCATCACGAGATCATGGAATGCCTGGGCGAGATGATCTGGGCCTCGCAGCGCAACGGCGTGCCGCCCGACACCGAGGCCTATATCGAGTGCGTGCGGCGCCGGGCCTACGCCTGA